TGTCTGGTGAAGTGGAGGAGCTCCAGGTAAGACTCAAAACATATGTGGACACTcagtcaggaaggagagaggtggcTGTCCAGCATTCAGCGTACTAGGTTTAATCGTGAGGCATAGTGCTAACAGTCTCCTTATTAGTAATTGATACTTGTAGTACAGTTTCCCAGTTTAGATTGTTATATTGTCTAAACTATGACCGTTCAGAAAACAGCTAGACTGATGATCAGACTAGTAGATATGTTTCCATCTTGGTGGTGATGATGTCACTCAGCTTCTTTTTTTTATCCTTCTGCAGCCAATATGGCCAGGCTCCCCCCATGCAACAAGCCCCTCCCATGTACCAGGGGCAATCCATGTACCAGGGGCAATCCATGCAGCAGGGGCCTCCCATGCAGCAGGGGCCTCCCATGTACCAAGGGCCTCCCATGCAGCAGGGACCTCCCATGTACCAGGGGCCCCCCATGCACCAGGCCCCGCATatgcagcagcctccacacatgcagcagcctccacacatgcagcagcctccacacatgcAGCAGCCTCCTCACATGCAGCAGCCTCCTCACATGCAGCAGCCTTCTCACATGCAGCAGCCTCCTCACATGCAGCAAAGCTCCATCCAGATCCCTGTGGGCCCTCCCCCACCCAAGGTGGTCAGCACCGCCTGCATCGTGCCAGGTAGTTACAGCAGGTGGCGCTGTGTGACCATTTGTATGTGTGTTAACAATACGGTAAGTATGGATAGTGTTTACTTAACCGGGTGTCTCTTTGGGTCATAGCTCCTGCCCCTGTTACACCCCAAGCCGCCGCCCCTGAACCCCCCTCCAGCAGGCCCCCCTGGATCACTGACGACTCTTTTGCGAACAAGTTTGACCCCAGCAAGACAACCAGCACCAGCATGAAAGTGCCTGCTCTACCTCAGAGTGCCCCACCAGCACCGGCCTATATCCCACACCCTGGCTCTGCCCACACCCCTCACTCTGCCCCAAGCCCTGCCTATAACCCAAGCCCTGCCCCCTACAACCCCACCCCTGCCCCTTTCAATCCCGTTGCCCGGGGTGTGGCCCAAAGGGCGGAGCGCTTCGCTGCCAACAGCAACAGAGCACCCCTCTGTGGAGCCTGCAACAACATGATCAGGTAACAACaacaatacactgagtgtacaaaacattaagaacaccttcctaatattgagttacacccccctctcctttttccctcagaacagcctcaattcatcagcgCATGGACTCTACAGGgggtcgaaagcattccacagggatgctggcccatgttgactccaatgcttcccacagttgtgtcaagttggctggatgtcctttgggtggtggacccttGTTGATAAACGGGaagctgttgagtgtgaaaaacccagcatcgTTGCAGTTCTTAATACATAAACCGGtgggcctggcacctactaccataccccgttcataggcccttaaatcttttgtcttgctttttcactctctgaatggcacacatacacaatccatgtctcaattgtctcaaggcttaaaaatccttctttaacttgcctcctccccttcagtggatttaacaggtgacatcaataagggatcatagctttcacctgcttTCTGTCGTTACAGGGGACCCTTCCTGGTGGCCCTGGGTCGATCCTGGCACCCAGAGGAGTTCAACTGTCACTACTGCCACACATCGCTGGCAGACTGCAGCTTTGTGGAGGAGCAGAACGCAGTGTACTGTGAGAACTGCTACGGAGAGTTCTTTGCCCCCACCTGTGCCCGCTGCAACACCAAGATCATGGGGGTAAGATGACGGACCCAAACGCAGACAAGTACAACACCCACGAAGTCACTTTGTGTGTAGCATACACCCACACAATAACTTTTTGTGCCTGCGTTCTTTTTGGTGTGCAGGAGGTGATGCATGCTCTGCGGCAGACATGGCACACCACCTGCTTTGTGTGTGCTGCCTGTGGCAAGGCCTTTGGAAATAGCCTCTTCCACATGGAGGATGGGGAGCCCTACTGCGAGAAAGGTACTTTAGATCAATGGAATAGCATGGCACATAATGAAACGCCTCAAGTGTTGAATGTTTCCTTCAGAGCCCAAACTAGCTCCTGTATGTTTGTCATAATGTCCTCTTCTGCAACTGAACAACATTTGAATTATACACAGagacaattttttaaatttttattacgCATGTAACTTTGCAACCGTTTGTACTGTGCAAGTGTTTTCACACTCTATGCTTTCTCTTCCAGACTACATTTCACTCTTCAGCACTAAGTGCCATGGCTGTGACTTCCCAGTAGAAGCGGGAGACAAGTTCATTGAAGCACTGGGTCATACTTGGCACGACACCTGCTTTGTCTGTGCGGTAAGAATGGCTACAGCGCTGTACAATAACCCATGTCCCTGCTGTATAAAACGGTTATTACTCTTGGACTGTGCCAAAAAATATTGGTTTGTGAGATTCACACTTGTGTCCGTCTCCCACAGGTGTGTAATTTGAACCTGGAGGGCCAGCCCTTCTACTCCAAGAAGGACAAGCCACTGTGCAAGAAGCACGCTCACGCCATCAACGTGTAGATGCTCCATCTGCAGTTTTATAGGGTGGTGGGCAGGTGCTTACGTAGCTATGCCCAAGCCTTGGCAAAGAGCCcagtagagggcattgatgccaGTCAAAATGATGAAAAAGCTGAAGATGATAGCAGCAAGATTGACTGTTCAGCAATCAGGCGTGACAAAATTTTAAGTATTTTCATCAGTACTGAAATTCAAGACAAACTAAAATgctgcagccccccccccccaaacatgtGTTACGTTTGTATTTATTAATATCACTTACAAATTAATTATATTGTATGTCAGAGAATTCTGATGTAAATCCTTTGCTACTCCACTCAGATCCTGGAGGGCCTCAATCCAGTGAAGCTGGAGCAAAAGCCTTAGCAGCCTACAGACACAGAGGCAGACTGAATGGAGTAGCAGGGCAATCAGTAAATAAGATGCCTTATTTCACAGGAACACTGTGTGCTTTGTTTTGAATGTAAAAACCCCAATAGCTTGCAGTGAATGTCATAAGATCGT
The Oncorhynchus nerka isolate Pitt River linkage group LG28, Oner_Uvic_2.0, whole genome shotgun sequence genome window above contains:
- the LOC115113876 gene encoding LIM domain-binding protein 3-like isoform X4; amino-acid sequence: MSTYNISLSGSAPWGFRLQGGKDFNMPLTISRITPGSKAQQGNLVQGDIIVAIDGVSTEGMTHLEAQNKIKCASFNLALTMQKSKRPVLQSAIPRIDSPMQQIPHQKGQTTQINGGLSACNTSSVSPEASGETNSYSGSPTKRQTPSPGGKTTPTEKAQYNTPIGLYSAETLREMAQLQESHRSKGSAVGLSVGEQPPPATQTQPVAPEAPAVPSGAPRHLTHAASHISSALITQSRNKVYKQGPPPTSALEALSITPVFRSSTLPKRKRTLPSGKPKHLSYSLQQSASGYSSQYKSSVSSQYGQAPPMQQAPPMYQGQSMYQGQSMQQGPPMQQGPPMYQGPPMQQGPPMYQGPPMHQAPHMQQPPHMQQPPHMQQPPHMQQPPHMQQPPHMQQPSHMQQPPHMQQSSIQIPVGPPPPKVVSTACIVPAPAPVTPQAAAPEPPSSRPPWITDDSFANKFDPSKTTSTSMKVPALPQSAPPAPAYIPHPGSAHTPHSAPSPAYNPSPAPYNPTPAPFNPVARGVAQRAERFAANSNRAPLCGACNNMIRGPFLVALGRSWHPEEFNCHYCHTSLADCSFVEEQNAVYCENCYGEFFAPTCARCNTKIMGEVMHALRQTWHTTCFVCAACGKAFGNSLFHMEDGEPYCEKDYISLFSTKCHGCDFPVEAGDKFIEALGHTWHDTCFVCAVCNLNLEGQPFYSKKDKPLCKKHAHAINV
- the LOC115113876 gene encoding LIM domain-binding protein 3-like isoform X8; amino-acid sequence: MTFFCGCSGLGFCLLCFQSHLTFRLVLKCTFFDHFFSAFRSYLAPAPTPLYLFFEEDSTKQAIKAFGRMSTYNISLSGSAPWGFRLQGGKDFNMPLTISRITPGSKAQQGNLVQGDIIVAIDGVSTEGMTHLEAQNKIKCASFNLALTMQKSKRPVLQSAIPRIDSPMQQIPHQKGQTTQINGGLSACNTSSVSPEASGETNSYSGSPTKRQTPSPGGKTTPTEKAQYNTPIGLYSAETLREMAQLQESHRSKGSAVGLSVGQYGQAPPMQQAPPMYQGQSMYQGQSMQQGPPMQQGPPMYQGPPMQQGPPMYQGPPMHQAPHMQQPPHMQQPPHMQQPPHMQQPPHMQQPPHMQQPSHMQQPPHMQQSSIQIPVGPPPPKVVSTACIVPAPAPVTPQAAAPEPPSSRPPWITDDSFANKFDPSKTTSTSMKVPALPQSAPPAPAYIPHPGSAHTPHSAPSPAYNPSPAPYNPTPAPFNPVARGVAQRAERFAANSNRAPLCGACNNMIRGPFLVALGRSWHPEEFNCHYCHTSLADCSFVEEQNAVYCENCYGEFFAPTCARCNTKIMGEVMHALRQTWHTTCFVCAACGKAFGNSLFHMEDGEPYCEKDYISLFSTKCHGCDFPVEAGDKFIEALGHTWHDTCFVCAVCNLNLEGQPFYSKKDKPLCKKHAHAINV
- the LOC115113876 gene encoding LIM domain-binding protein 3-like isoform X2, translating into MTFFCGCSGLGFCLLCFQSHLTFRLVLKCTFFDHFFSAFRSYLAPAPTPLYLFFEEDSTKQAIKAFGRMSTYNISLSGSAPWGFRLQGGKDFNMPLTISRITPGSKAQQGNLVQGDIIVAIDGVSTEGMTHLEAQNKIKCASFNLALTMQKSKRPVLQSAIPRIDSPMQQIPHQKVIFNTPANNEYIPNFNPNALKDTALSTHKPIEVKGPGGKATIIHAQYNTPISMYSQDAIMDAIAGQSQSKGHEGGEEVPAGSPLAEQPPPATQTQPVAPEAPAVPSGAPRHLTHAASHISSALITQSRNKVYKQGPPPTSALEALSITPVFRSSTLPKRKRTLPSGKPKHLSYSLQQSASGYSSQYKSSVSSQYGQAPPMQQAPPMYQGQSMYQGQSMQQGPPMQQGPPMYQGPPMQQGPPMYQGPPMHQAPHMQQPPHMQQPPHMQQPPHMQQPPHMQQPPHMQQPSHMQQPPHMQQSSIQIPVGPPPPKVVSTACIVPAPAPVTPQAAAPEPPSSRPPWITDDSFANKFDPSKTTSTSMKVPALPQSAPPAPAYIPHPGSAHTPHSAPSPAYNPSPAPYNPTPAPFNPVARGVAQRAERFAANSNRAPLCGACNNMIRGPFLVALGRSWHPEEFNCHYCHTSLADCSFVEEQNAVYCENCYGEFFAPTCARCNTKIMGEVMHALRQTWHTTCFVCAACGKAFGNSLFHMEDGEPYCEKDYISLFSTKCHGCDFPVEAGDKFIEALGHTWHDTCFVCAVCNLNLEGQPFYSKKDKPLCKKHAHAINV
- the LOC115113876 gene encoding LIM domain-binding protein 3-like isoform X1, with amino-acid sequence MTFFCGCSGLGFCLLCFQSHLTFRLVLKCTFFDHFFSAFRSYLAPAPTPLYLFFEEDSTKQAIKAFGRMSTYNISLSGSAPWGFRLQGGKDFNMPLTISRITPGSKAQQGNLVQGDIIVAIDGVSTEGMTHLEAQNKIKCASFNLALTMQKSKRPVLQSAIPRIDSPMQQIPHQKGQTTQINGGLSACNTSSVSPEASGETNSYSGSPTKRQTPSPGGKTTPTEKAQYNTPIGLYSAETLREMAQLQESHRSKGSAVGLSVGEQPPPATQTQPVAPEAPAVPSGAPRHLTHAASHISSALITQSRNKVYKQGPPPTSALEALSITPVFRSSTLPKRKRTLPSGKPKHLSYSLQQSASGYSSQYKSSVSSQYGQAPPMQQAPPMYQGQSMYQGQSMQQGPPMQQGPPMYQGPPMQQGPPMYQGPPMHQAPHMQQPPHMQQPPHMQQPPHMQQPPHMQQPPHMQQPSHMQQPPHMQQSSIQIPVGPPPPKVVSTACIVPAPAPVTPQAAAPEPPSSRPPWITDDSFANKFDPSKTTSTSMKVPALPQSAPPAPAYIPHPGSAHTPHSAPSPAYNPSPAPYNPTPAPFNPVARGVAQRAERFAANSNRAPLCGACNNMIRGPFLVALGRSWHPEEFNCHYCHTSLADCSFVEEQNAVYCENCYGEFFAPTCARCNTKIMGEVMHALRQTWHTTCFVCAACGKAFGNSLFHMEDGEPYCEKDYISLFSTKCHGCDFPVEAGDKFIEALGHTWHDTCFVCAVCNLNLEGQPFYSKKDKPLCKKHAHAINV
- the LOC115113876 gene encoding LIM domain-binding protein 3-like isoform X3, giving the protein MTFFCGCSGLGFCLLCFQSHLTFRLVLKCTFFDHFFSAFRSYLAPAPTPLYLFFEEDSTKQAIKAFGRMSTYNISLSGSAPWGFRLQGGKDFNMPLTISRITPGSKAQQGNLVQGDIIVAIDGVSTEGMTHLEAQNKIKCASFNLALTMQKSKRPVLQSAIPRIDSPMQQIPHQKGQTTQINGGLSACNTSSVSPEASGETNSYSGSPTKRQTPSPGGKTTPTEKAQYNTPIGLYSAETLREMAQLQESHRSKGSAVGLSVGEQPPPATQTQPVAPEAPAVPSGAPRHLTHAASHISSALITQSSYSLQQSASGYSSQYKSSVSSQYGQAPPMQQAPPMYQGQSMYQGQSMQQGPPMQQGPPMYQGPPMQQGPPMYQGPPMHQAPHMQQPPHMQQPPHMQQPPHMQQPPHMQQPPHMQQPSHMQQPPHMQQSSIQIPVGPPPPKVVSTACIVPAPAPVTPQAAAPEPPSSRPPWITDDSFANKFDPSKTTSTSMKVPALPQSAPPAPAYIPHPGSAHTPHSAPSPAYNPSPAPYNPTPAPFNPVARGVAQRAERFAANSNRAPLCGACNNMIRGPFLVALGRSWHPEEFNCHYCHTSLADCSFVEEQNAVYCENCYGEFFAPTCARCNTKIMGEVMHALRQTWHTTCFVCAACGKAFGNSLFHMEDGEPYCEKDYISLFSTKCHGCDFPVEAGDKFIEALGHTWHDTCFVCAVCNLNLEGQPFYSKKDKPLCKKHAHAINV
- the LOC115113876 gene encoding LIM domain-binding protein 3-like isoform X10 — encoded protein: MTFFCGCSGLGFCLLCFQSHLTFRLVLKCTFFDHFFSAFRSYLAPAPTPLYLFFEEDSTKQAIKAFGRMSTYNISLSGSAPWGFRLQGGKDFNMPLTISRITPGSKAQQGNLVQGDIIVAIDGVSTEGMTHLEAQNKIKCASFNLALTMQKSKRPVLQSAIPRIDSPMQQIPHQKVIFNTPANNEYIPNFNPNALKDTALSTHKPIEVKGPGGKATIIHAQYNTPISMYSQDAIMDAIAGQSQSKGHEGGQYGQAPPMQQAPPMYQGQSMYQGQSMQQGPPMQQGPPMYQGPPMQQGPPMYQGPPMHQAPHMQQPPHMQQPPHMQQPPHMQQPPHMQQPPHMQQPSHMQQPPHMQQSSIQIPVGPPPPKVVSTACIVPAPAPVTPQAAAPEPPSSRPPWITDDSFANKFDPSKTTSTSMKVPALPQSAPPAPAYIPHPGSAHTPHSAPSPAYNPSPAPYNPTPAPFNPVARGVAQRAERFAANSNRAPLCGACNNMIRGPFLVALGRSWHPEEFNCHYCHTSLADCSFVEEQNAVYCENCYGEFFAPTCARCNTKIMGEVMHALRQTWHTTCFVCAACGKAFGNSLFHMEDGEPYCEKDYISLFSTKCHGCDFPVEAGDKFIEALGHTWHDTCFVCAVCNLNLEGQPFYSKKDKPLCKKHAHAINV
- the LOC115113876 gene encoding LIM domain-binding protein 3-like isoform X5 translates to MTFFCGCSGLGFCLLCFQSHLTFRLVLKCTFFDHFFSAFRSYLAPAPTPLYLFFEEDSTKQAIKAFGRMSTYNISLSGSAPWGFRLQGGKDFNMPLTISRITPGSKAQQGNLVQGDIIVAIDGVSTEGMTHLEAQNKIKCASFNLALTMQKSKRPVLQSAIPRIDSPMQQIPHQKGQTTQINGGLSACNTSSVSPEASGETNSYSGSPTKRQTPSPGGKTTPTEKAQYNTPIGLYSAETLREMAQLQESHRSKGSAVGLSVGYSLQQSASGYSSQYKSSVSSQYGQAPPMQQAPPMYQGQSMYQGQSMQQGPPMQQGPPMYQGPPMQQGPPMYQGPPMHQAPHMQQPPHMQQPPHMQQPPHMQQPPHMQQPPHMQQPSHMQQPPHMQQSSIQIPVGPPPPKVVSTACIVPAPAPVTPQAAAPEPPSSRPPWITDDSFANKFDPSKTTSTSMKVPALPQSAPPAPAYIPHPGSAHTPHSAPSPAYNPSPAPYNPTPAPFNPVARGVAQRAERFAANSNRAPLCGACNNMIRGPFLVALGRSWHPEEFNCHYCHTSLADCSFVEEQNAVYCENCYGEFFAPTCARCNTKIMGEVMHALRQTWHTTCFVCAACGKAFGNSLFHMEDGEPYCEKDYISLFSTKCHGCDFPVEAGDKFIEALGHTWHDTCFVCAVCNLNLEGQPFYSKKDKPLCKKHAHAINV
- the LOC115113876 gene encoding LIM domain-binding protein 3-like isoform X6: MTFFCGCSGLGFCLLCFQSHLTFRLVLKCTFFDHFFSAFRSYLAPAPTPLYLFFEEDSTKQAIKAFGRMSTYNISLSGSAPWGFRLQGGKDFNMPLTISRITPGSKAQQGNLVQGDIIVAIDGVSTEGMTHLEAQNKIKCASFNLALTMQKSKRPVLQSAIPRIDSPMQQIPHQKVIFNTPANNEYIPNFNPNALKDTALSTHKPIEVKGPGGKATIIHAQYNTPISMYSQDAIMDAIAGQSQSKGHEGGEEVPAGSPLAYSLQQSASGYSSQYKSSVSSQYGQAPPMQQAPPMYQGQSMYQGQSMQQGPPMQQGPPMYQGPPMQQGPPMYQGPPMHQAPHMQQPPHMQQPPHMQQPPHMQQPPHMQQPPHMQQPSHMQQPPHMQQSSIQIPVGPPPPKVVSTACIVPAPAPVTPQAAAPEPPSSRPPWITDDSFANKFDPSKTTSTSMKVPALPQSAPPAPAYIPHPGSAHTPHSAPSPAYNPSPAPYNPTPAPFNPVARGVAQRAERFAANSNRAPLCGACNNMIRGPFLVALGRSWHPEEFNCHYCHTSLADCSFVEEQNAVYCENCYGEFFAPTCARCNTKIMGEVMHALRQTWHTTCFVCAACGKAFGNSLFHMEDGEPYCEKDYISLFSTKCHGCDFPVEAGDKFIEALGHTWHDTCFVCAVCNLNLEGQPFYSKKDKPLCKKHAHAINV
- the LOC115113876 gene encoding LIM domain-binding protein 3-like isoform X9, with the translated sequence MTFFCGCSGLGFCLLCFQSHLTFRLVLKCTFFDHFFSAFRSYLAPAPTPLYLFFEEDSTKQAIKAFGRMSTYNISLSGSAPWGFRLQGGKDFNMPLTISRITPGSKAQQGNLVQGDIIVAIDGVSTEGMTHLEAQNKIKCASFNLALTMQKSKRPVLQSAIPRIDSPMQQIPHQKVIFNTPANNEYIPNFNPNALKDTALSTHKPIEVKGPGGKATIIHAQYNTPISMYSQDAIMDAIAGQSQSKGHEGGEEVPAGSPLAQYGQAPPMQQAPPMYQGQSMYQGQSMQQGPPMQQGPPMYQGPPMQQGPPMYQGPPMHQAPHMQQPPHMQQPPHMQQPPHMQQPPHMQQPPHMQQPSHMQQPPHMQQSSIQIPVGPPPPKVVSTACIVPAPAPVTPQAAAPEPPSSRPPWITDDSFANKFDPSKTTSTSMKVPALPQSAPPAPAYIPHPGSAHTPHSAPSPAYNPSPAPYNPTPAPFNPVARGVAQRAERFAANSNRAPLCGACNNMIRGPFLVALGRSWHPEEFNCHYCHTSLADCSFVEEQNAVYCENCYGEFFAPTCARCNTKIMGEVMHALRQTWHTTCFVCAACGKAFGNSLFHMEDGEPYCEKDYISLFSTKCHGCDFPVEAGDKFIEALGHTWHDTCFVCAVCNLNLEGQPFYSKKDKPLCKKHAHAINV